A window of Clostridium novyi genomic DNA:
TTTTTCTTAGGTGTGGTATTAGTACCATAATATTTATCAAACTTTTTAATTTTTATTTGTTTATCTTTAATTTTACCCATCATAACGGTTATAGGTTCAATTATAAATTCCTTATCAGAAGTATTTATTATTTTACCAATAAAAAGTCCTTTTTGAGGATTAATCATAATACTTTCTGGTATATTTCCAGCAAAAGCAGTAGTAGTTATTGAAATAAGAAGAAGAAAAAGAAGTATACTGAATCGTTTAAACATATAATAACCTCCTAAAATATCACATTATATAATATAATATAAACAGGAGATATATGATAATAATAACAAATTTTATTTATCATTTTAGGTAATTTATTTATGTGTTTAGGATAAATTAATTGAAATCCATTAAACTAAAGAATAAAAATTACAGAATTTATCATAAAAGTTACATTGAAAATTTTCATATATTATAAAATTATTATTATAATATAAAAGTGTAAAATAGCCCTAATCATTTTCAGGGCTATTATTAATCTATATTGTGTGCTATAGGTTTTCTATCTTTAAATGTAAAAATATATTTATAGTTTAAGGTTTTTAAAAGATTTAAGGATTCTTTACAATTGTATCCTATATCACAAGCTTTATGAGCATCTGAACCTATAGTTATAATTTCTCCCCCTAAAGATTTATATAATTTTAAAATTTCTACTTTAGGATGAATATCTTTTAAAGAATTGCGAAGTCCAGATGTATTTATTTCAATACCTATTCCACGAGAAATAAGCTTACTTAAAATTACTTGTAAGATATCTTTAAAATCATTAAATTCATAATTACCAAAAGAATTATAGGCATACCTATTCATTAAATCTAGGTGAGCTGCAATATCAAAGTCACCAAAAGAAGCTAATTTAAGCACTTCATTAAAATATAAATCATAAGTTTCACTTTTACTTAGTTGTTTACATAAAGCTCTATGACCAATATTATTTATATTATGTACTGATCCTAAAATCATATCTATATCTAAATCTTTAAGTTCATATATAAATTTATTAGGACTTTCATGTGGTTCACATAGTTCAAGTCCTGTATATATATTTAAATTACTAGAATATATTTCCTTAGCTTTTTTTATATCTTCAAAATATTTTTCAAAGTTCATATAACCATAAGTTTTTTTATTATTATCAATAGAAAAATGTTCTGTAAATGCAATATGAGTAATACCAGTATTTATAGCACTTTTACATAAATTTACAATAGAAGCTTTGGAATCAAAAGAATTATCTGAGTGAGTATGTAAATCATATATCATAAAAACACCTTCGTTTCTTAAATTTAAAATAAATAACATAATAATATTAACACAAATTATATGTTAAGGAAAAAATATTGATACATATAAATTTTTTAAATTATGAGACAATTCTAATGATAATATGATAAAATTATATTTAATTTTTAAATTTAATTTATTAGATTTATAGGTAAACGATTTAATCAAATGATAAAATTAGGAGGAAAATATATGAGTTCAATTTTTACAGGTGCATTCAGTGTAGGTGTATTATCATGGCTTTGGGCATATTTAAGCTCAAAACTAGGATTGATAACATGGGTTGGATTTATTGGATGTACAAGTTATTATGCCTCAGGTGGAGAATTTAAGGGACTTAGAAAATCTTTAATATGTAATATGTCTGGTGTGTTTTGGGCTATGATTATTATTAAGGGAAGTTCATTCTGGAATTTTTCACAAGCTGGTGCAATATTAACAGGAGTTTTTTCTTTTGTTATGTGTTATCAATCAAGAAATAAATGGCTTACATTTATACCAGGCTCATTTATGGGGGCATGTTCTACTTTTGGAGCTAATGCACAGTATAAGTTAGTTATAATATCATTATTTTTAGGAACACTAGTAGGATACTTTTCAGATTTAGGTGGAAGATATATACATAAATATTTTGGTGAATAAAGAATAAAATTGTAAGGAACATCCATGAATTAAGTGGGATGTTCTTTTTTTATGTAATAATTTTTTAAAATTTATTTTTAAAATATATTATAGTTTTTTATTGGTTAAATATATAAATTTTAAAAAACAATAATTGAAAAGGATTAATTTATATAAATAAAAAAATATTATCAATAATAATCTTTATAATAATGGGGATACTTATTTTTAAAAGGTATAGTGCTTTGTAGTAGGGTAGAATTTCTAATAAGAAATCTTCAGAGAGTTATTGAAAAAAAATAAAATTTATGATATTATGTAATCAATATTGATAATCAATATCAATTACATAAGGTAATAGACGAGGAGGCGGATATATGAGTAAGTGCTATTTAGAAGCATATATGAAAACAATGGATAGTTTTAGTGATAAAGATTACTTACTTTCAACTATACTATATAGTATTGCACCGACTCTTGCAGGAGAAAAAGTGTCTTCACTTGTAAATTTTAATAAAACCAGAAAAAGAAATTTATATAGTTTTTGGATGAAATATAAAGAAGAAATTATAGATGTTTTAAATATAGAGTGCTTTGAACTTAAGAAGACAGAAGATATGTGCGTGGTTCTTTTTTATAACGATAATCAATTAACGGATATATTATCTAATGCAAGAAATCAGAAATTTTTGAGTCGTTTTAATTATAGTAATTTTAATTCAAATATTGAATGTTTAGAGATATTAAAAGAGAGATATGAAAATTTATGTCCACATGAAATCGGCATATTTTTAGGATATCCTCTTAAAGATGTAATAGATTTTGTTGAGTGTCCTAATAAACAATGCTTATTACTTGGATATTGGAAAGTATATAATGATATAAAGGATGCTCAAATAAAATTTAATAAATTTGATTCAATAAAAGATAAGGTAGTTTATCTTATGGTTCAAGGCACTGAACCTTCTAGAATCTTAAGTTATATTTAAAAGAATTTGAAGAATTTGATCTTCAAATTCTTTTTTTTATGAAAAATTTACTAACTATTGTTGACATACCAAATAAATAGTGGTAATATTTAACCTGTAAATGAAATTCAGTTTCAATTGTTTATAGAACTCATTATCATATGTACTAGAAGTAAGGGGGAGAATCATGGAAAATACTTTAAAAAATATCCCAGTAGGTTCAAAAGCCAAAGTGGTTGGTATATTAAGAAATAGTCAATTTAAAAGAAGACTTATGGATATGGGAATAATCCCAGGAGTAGAAATTATAGTTACGGGTAAAGCTCCACTTGGGGATCCCATTGAGATTTTAGTAAGAGGATACAAGCTTACTTTAAGAGGAAAAGAAGCTGTAGATATTATGGTAGGTTAAAGGGGGAATATTAAATGAGTATTTTACCTTTAAATTTTTTTATAGAAGGTGAGTCAGGAGTAGTAGAAGATATAAAAGGTGATACTAATTTATTTCAAAGACTATCTTCTATGGGATTTAACAAAGGAGCAACACTACAAGTAGTTAAAAATGATTTAGGACCTCTTATTGTTGCATTAGGAGGAAATAGAGTTGCCGTTGAAAGAGCTGTTGCTCATAAAATCATGCTAGAACCAGCTGATTTAAGTTATGAGTAATTATTTTTAATATTATAATGATAATGAATGTCATTACTAACAAAGATGTGGGAGGTTTTTAAATGAGCACTATTGCTTTAATTGGTAATCCCAATTGTGGAAAAAGCACAATATTTAATGCCATAACTGGTTCCAAACAACATATAGGAAAC
This region includes:
- a CDS encoding histidinol-phosphatase HisJ family protein, translating into MIYDLHTHSDNSFDSKASIVNLCKSAINTGITHIAFTEHFSIDNNKKTYGYMNFEKYFEDIKKAKEIYSSNLNIYTGLELCEPHESPNKFIYELKDLDIDMILGSVHNINNIGHRALCKQLSKSETYDLYFNEVLKLASFGDFDIAAHLDLMNRYAYNSFGNYEFNDFKDILQVILSKLISRGIGIEINTSGLRNSLKDIHPKVEILKLYKSLGGEIITIGSDAHKACDIGYNCKESLNLLKTLNYKYIFTFKDRKPIAHNID
- a CDS encoding FeoA family protein, whose protein sequence is MENTLKNIPVGSKAKVVGILRNSQFKRRLMDMGIIPGVEIIVTGKAPLGDPIEILVRGYKLTLRGKEAVDIMVG
- a CDS encoding DUF3793 family protein, which codes for MSKCYLEAYMKTMDSFSDKDYLLSTILYSIAPTLAGEKVSSLVNFNKTRKRNLYSFWMKYKEEIIDVLNIECFELKKTEDMCVVLFYNDNQLTDILSNARNQKFLSRFNYSNFNSNIECLEILKERYENLCPHEIGIFLGYPLKDVIDFVECPNKQCLLLGYWKVYNDIKDAQIKFNKFDSIKDKVVYLMVQGTEPSRILSYI
- a CDS encoding FeoA family protein — its product is MSILPLNFFIEGESGVVEDIKGDTNLFQRLSSMGFNKGATLQVVKNDLGPLIVALGGNRVAVERAVAHKIMLEPADLSYE
- a CDS encoding DUF1097 domain-containing protein; this encodes MSSIFTGAFSVGVLSWLWAYLSSKLGLITWVGFIGCTSYYASGGEFKGLRKSLICNMSGVFWAMIIIKGSSFWNFSQAGAILTGVFSFVMCYQSRNKWLTFIPGSFMGACSTFGANAQYKLVIISLFLGTLVGYFSDLGGRYIHKYFGE